A genomic stretch from Natronomonas gomsonensis includes:
- a CDS encoding ubiquitin-like small modifier protein 1 gives MNLELRFFATFRKAVGQKVVEREYDDDATVGDVLAAIESEWPELVGEILDDDGDIQPQLTILKNGREVVHIDGTETELDDGDRLSVFPPVAGG, from the coding sequence ATGAACCTCGAGTTGCGGTTTTTCGCGACGTTTCGGAAGGCCGTCGGTCAGAAAGTCGTCGAACGGGAGTACGACGACGACGCGACGGTCGGCGACGTGCTCGCGGCAATCGAATCGGAGTGGCCGGAACTCGTCGGCGAAATCCTCGACGACGACGGCGACATCCAGCCGCAGTTGACCATCCTCAAGAACGGCCGGGAGGTGGTCCACATCGACGGCACCGAGACGGAACTGGACGACGGCGACCGGTTGAGCGTCTTCCCGCCGGTGGCGGGTGGATAG
- a CDS encoding undecaprenyl diphosphate synthase family protein — MGLYDRYLATRIRLSDAAVPERVALVITEHDLLERGAYDTLSAFLEWAFETGVEEILIYVSVLDKAAVPTLRNALSELESPRTVAVRGPDADDAADAPVQVSIGLGGREEFAAAVRDIAEDAASGELDPQDIDEAEIERHLVFRTPPDLVIKTGAERLSDFLIWQSVYSELHFTDVNWRDFRRRDFLRAVREYQERQRRFGR, encoded by the coding sequence GTGGGACTGTACGACCGGTACCTCGCGACGCGAATCCGTCTCAGCGACGCGGCCGTTCCCGAGCGGGTCGCACTCGTCATCACCGAACACGACCTGCTCGAACGCGGCGCCTACGACACCCTCTCGGCGTTTCTGGAGTGGGCTTTCGAGACCGGTGTCGAGGAAATCCTCATCTACGTGAGCGTCCTCGACAAGGCCGCCGTCCCGACGCTTCGGAACGCACTCTCGGAGTTGGAGAGTCCGAGAACGGTCGCCGTCCGTGGTCCCGACGCCGACGACGCTGCCGACGCGCCCGTGCAAGTGTCCATCGGCCTCGGTGGCCGCGAGGAGTTCGCCGCCGCCGTCCGCGACATCGCCGAAGACGCCGCGTCGGGTGAGTTGGACCCCCAGGACATCGACGAGGCCGAAATCGAGCGCCACCTCGTCTTTCGGACGCCGCCGGACCTCGTCATCAAGACCGGCGCCGAACGGCTCTCGGATTTCCTCATCTGGCAATCCGTCTACTCCGAGTTGCATTTCACCGACGTGAACTGGCGGGACTTCCGACGGCGGGACTTCCTGCGTGCCGTACGGGAGTATCAGGAACGGCAGCGGCGGTTCGGAAGATGA
- the tgtA gene encoding tRNA guanosine(15) transglycosylase TgtA — MRDSFELRDGDGAGRIGELSVPRAGVTVETPALLPVINPHIRTIEPAVLEAEFGADVLITNGYIFFKSEQFRERALDEGLHDLLEFSGAIMTDSGSFQLSEYGEISVTNEEILRFQHDIGSDIGTPIDIPTPPDVGREQAESDLETTQARLEAAQSVDVGEMLVNAPVQGSTYPDLRETAGAHAAGTDLDVFPVGAVVPLMNSYRYAEMVEVVLAAKRGLGVDAPVHLFGAGHPMMFALAVAAGCDLFDSAAYALYARDDRYLTVSGTEHLEDLDYLPCACPVCAEHTPESLRATDADRREELLARHNLHVSYRELRTVKQAIRKGNLLELVERRARGHPAMVDGYRALLDGVDELEAHDPVSKGTFFHLSAESAQRPEVRRHHDRLSRLTVEGDRVLLSEGDDNSRFDVTWRLQAPFGPYPPALSDSYPLTAEIPNRLDPAAYEAAAEGVRRLAAANPDTEFWVGHWGWPETALAALPESVGTVQLGDDSTIPAWMDGEAE; from the coding sequence ATGCGCGACTCTTTCGAACTCCGGGACGGGGACGGCGCCGGCCGAATCGGCGAGCTCTCGGTCCCGCGGGCCGGTGTCACCGTCGAGACGCCCGCTCTCCTTCCGGTTATCAACCCCCATATCCGCACCATCGAACCCGCAGTGCTCGAAGCCGAGTTCGGTGCGGACGTTCTCATCACGAACGGCTACATCTTCTTCAAATCCGAGCAGTTCCGCGAGCGCGCCCTCGATGAGGGTCTCCACGACCTGCTCGAGTTTTCGGGCGCCATCATGACCGACTCGGGGTCGTTCCAACTGTCGGAGTACGGCGAAATTTCGGTGACGAACGAGGAGATACTCCGGTTCCAACACGACATCGGCTCCGACATCGGCACGCCGATAGACATCCCGACGCCCCCCGATGTCGGTCGCGAGCAGGCCGAATCCGACCTCGAAACGACTCAGGCGAGACTGGAGGCCGCCCAGTCGGTCGACGTCGGAGAGATGCTCGTCAACGCGCCGGTACAGGGGTCGACGTACCCCGACCTGCGGGAGACCGCCGGCGCACACGCCGCGGGCACCGACCTCGACGTGTTCCCCGTCGGTGCGGTCGTGCCGCTGATGAACAGCTATCGCTACGCCGAGATGGTCGAGGTCGTCCTCGCGGCGAAACGCGGCCTCGGTGTCGACGCCCCCGTCCACCTCTTCGGTGCCGGTCACCCGATGATGTTCGCCCTCGCCGTCGCCGCGGGGTGTGACCTCTTCGATTCGGCCGCCTACGCGCTGTACGCCCGCGACGACCGCTATCTCACCGTCTCCGGGACCGAACACCTCGAGGACCTCGATTACCTTCCGTGTGCGTGTCCGGTGTGTGCCGAACACACCCCCGAGAGCCTTCGGGCGACCGACGCCGACCGCCGCGAGGAACTGCTCGCCCGACACAACCTCCACGTCAGTTACCGAGAGTTGCGGACCGTCAAGCAGGCGATTCGGAAAGGGAACCTCCTTGAGTTGGTCGAACGCCGCGCCCGCGGGCATCCGGCGATGGTCGACGGCTACCGGGCGCTCTTGGACGGTGTTGACGAATTGGAGGCCCACGACCCAGTCTCGAAGGGGACGTTCTTCCATCTCTCCGCGGAGTCCGCCCAACGGCCGGAGGTCCGGCGGCACCACGACCGGCTGTCGCGACTCACCGTCGAGGGCGACCGCGTCCTGCTGTCGGAGGGCGACGACAACAGCCGCTTCGACGTGACGTGGCGGCTGCAAGCCCCGTTCGGCCCGTACCCGCCGGCGCTGTCGGACAGCTATCCGCTGACCGCGGAGATTCCGAACCGCCTCGACCCCGCCGCCTACGAGGCCGCCGCCGAGGGAGTCCGACGACTCGCCGCGGCCAACCCCGATACGGAGTTTTGGGTCGGCCACTGGGGGTGGCCCGAGACGGCACTGGCGGCGCTGCCCGAATCGGTCGGGACCGTCCAGTTGGGCGACGACAGCACGATTCCGGCATGGATGGACGGCGAGGCGGAGTGA
- a CDS encoding DUF5778 family protein has protein sequence MADAIDDDLYQRTRALLEPGDIQLNGVIVRSELTGEEEPTLHQATLDIGDIIAEAAGIDPTDTYVYSGNDDDRFGVNQHQGLTLDDEEFVWECQQLVRDGTYDVVFYYEADADQTAIVEGVEELGFDATGVEGE, from the coding sequence ATGGCAGACGCTATCGACGACGACCTTTATCAGCGGACGAGGGCGCTGCTCGAACCCGGAGACATCCAACTGAACGGCGTCATCGTCCGGAGCGAATTGACCGGCGAGGAGGAGCCGACGCTCCATCAGGCCACCCTCGACATCGGCGATATCATCGCCGAAGCCGCCGGCATCGACCCGACTGACACCTACGTGTACTCCGGCAACGACGACGACCGCTTCGGCGTCAACCAACATCAGGGGCTCACTCTCGACGACGAGGAGTTCGTCTGGGAGTGCCAACAGCTCGTCCGCGACGGCACCTACGACGTGGTGTTCTACTACGAGGCCGACGCCGACCAGACGGCCATCGTCGAAGGTGTCGAGGAACTCGGCTTCGATGCGACCGGCGTCGAGGGCGAGTAG
- a CDS encoding cold-shock protein, producing the protein MATGTVDFFNDTGGYGFIETDDADEDVFFHMEDVGGPDLEEGQEVEFDIEEAEKGPRAKNLTRL; encoded by the coding sequence ATGGCGACTGGTACGGTTGACTTCTTCAACGACACTGGCGGCTACGGATTCATCGAAACTGACGACGCGGACGAAGACGTGTTCTTCCACATGGAGGACGTCGGCGGTCCTGACCTCGAGGAGGGGCAGGAAGTCGAGTTCGACATCGAGGAAGCCGAGAAGGGCCCGCGCGCGAAGAATCTGACCCGTCTGTAA
- the uppS gene encoding polyprenyl diphosphate synthase produces the protein MRGPRRLLEAAYERVLEREVSGAPSHVAVIQDGNRRYAEKQGEAKTEGHRAGADTTESVLRWCADLGVEELTLYTFSTENFERPPEEREALFDLITEKLRTFADREEVHDREVRIRAIGEVERLPPRVREAVDYAESRTAQYDELYLNIALAYGGRAELLGVARDIAEEAADGELDPQSVCVEEIERRMTTRPTRAVDLIIRTGGDERTSNFLPWHANGNEAAVYFCTPYWPEFSRVDLLRAVRTYESRQESWRRTRAQRAAALLRAVGDVELQEASRVIGRFRDSLPDGELDDIEEAAEADPSVE, from the coding sequence ATGAGAGGTCCCCGTCGGCTCCTGGAAGCCGCCTACGAGCGCGTCCTGGAGCGCGAAGTGTCCGGTGCCCCGTCCCACGTTGCGGTCATTCAGGACGGCAACCGTCGATACGCCGAAAAGCAGGGCGAAGCGAAGACCGAAGGCCACAGAGCGGGCGCCGACACCACCGAGTCCGTGTTGCGGTGGTGTGCTGACCTCGGCGTCGAGGAGTTGACGCTGTACACCTTCTCGACGGAGAACTTCGAGCGCCCGCCGGAGGAACGCGAGGCGCTGTTCGACCTCATCACCGAGAAACTCCGAACGTTCGCCGACCGCGAGGAGGTCCACGACCGCGAGGTCCGCATCCGCGCCATCGGCGAGGTCGAGCGACTCCCGCCGCGCGTCCGCGAGGCCGTTGACTACGCCGAATCGCGGACCGCACAGTATGACGAACTGTATCTGAACATCGCCTTGGCCTACGGCGGCCGTGCGGAACTGCTCGGCGTCGCCCGCGACATCGCCGAGGAGGCGGCCGACGGCGAACTCGACCCCCAGTCAGTCTGCGTCGAGGAAATCGAACGCCGGATGACCACTCGCCCCACCCGCGCGGTCGACCTCATCATCCGCACCGGCGGCGACGAGCGGACCTCGAACTTCCTGCCGTGGCACGCCAACGGTAACGAGGCCGCCGTTTACTTCTGTACGCCTTACTGGCCGGAGTTCTCTCGCGTGGACCTCCTGCGTGCGGTTCGGACCTACGAATCGCGACAGGAATCCTGGCGCCGGACGCGCGCTCAGCGTGCGGCCGCGCTGTTGCGCGCCGTCGGCGACGTGGAACTCCAGGAAGCCAGCCGCGTCATCGGGCGGTTCCGCGACTCGCTGCCCGACGGAGAACTCGACGACATCGAAGAGGCCGCCGAGGCCGACCCGTCGGTCGAATAG
- the arcS gene encoding archaeosine synthase subunit alpha, whose translation MTDYFEVHERDAAARRGELRLADAVSTPALVDEFVDDSGSRWHEAREVPDGDDARLTILPHRALPPGTEQPVAEAFSGEYPDVDYPSAAVVSPETAADHGTDAYVLAGGPGYAGHAEAFVEAVLSVRGAIPDDTALYLSGVATPANAAVLVYSGVDLLDEKRARARGLEGFYLSTDGEAFLEDLDELPCPCEACRKPVSEFTRVDCADHNANALRAELARVRHRISEGRLRDYVEGQARHEAWLTATFRRLDQQYGYLEARTPVFRRNELLAATDDALRRVEIQRFADRVTSRYRRRLDAPLVLVPCSARKPYSDSQSHQQFSEAIKYRGHVVSMTSPIGVVPNELETTYPAQHYDSVVTGNWTETEIEFVAAVLERYLERADYDRHIAHVPGEGYREICERVGDSLDIDFEYTVEDHPTTDASLDNLAAALEGEDSYYKSEREAATVRAIADFQFGDGAGDEVFGPEVETESYYPKLRVVDGEGELLATQVAQYGTLSLTLAGARAWLDSDAPTKRVEIDAFVPSGSVLAPGVVDADDSIRPGDEVVFEGPKAFGIGRAACHGAAMVEGSRGVAVDVRHCEES comes from the coding sequence ATGACCGATTACTTCGAGGTTCACGAGCGCGACGCCGCCGCCCGTCGCGGCGAGTTGCGCCTCGCGGACGCCGTCTCGACACCGGCCCTCGTCGACGAGTTCGTCGACGATTCGGGCAGTCGCTGGCACGAGGCCCGCGAGGTGCCCGACGGCGACGACGCGCGGTTGACCATCCTCCCGCATCGGGCGCTGCCACCGGGAACCGAGCAACCGGTCGCCGAAGCCTTCTCGGGGGAATATCCAGACGTGGACTACCCAAGCGCCGCCGTTGTCTCCCCGGAGACGGCCGCCGACCACGGCACCGACGCCTACGTCCTCGCCGGCGGGCCGGGGTACGCCGGCCACGCAGAGGCGTTCGTCGAGGCAGTTCTCTCGGTTCGGGGTGCAATCCCCGACGACACCGCACTGTATCTCTCCGGGGTCGCGACGCCGGCCAACGCCGCCGTGTTAGTCTATTCGGGCGTCGACCTGCTCGACGAGAAACGCGCGAGAGCGCGTGGCCTGGAGGGGTTTTACCTCTCGACGGACGGCGAGGCGTTCCTCGAGGACCTCGATGAGTTGCCGTGTCCCTGTGAGGCCTGCCGAAAGCCCGTCTCGGAGTTCACCCGGGTCGACTGCGCCGACCACAACGCCAACGCCCTGCGTGCGGAACTCGCACGCGTCCGCCACCGGATTTCGGAGGGCCGACTGCGCGATTACGTCGAGGGACAGGCCCGCCACGAGGCGTGGCTGACGGCGACGTTCCGCCGACTCGACCAGCAGTACGGCTATCTCGAAGCACGGACGCCCGTGTTCCGGCGCAACGAACTGCTCGCGGCGACCGACGACGCGCTCCGGCGGGTCGAAATTCAACGGTTCGCCGACCGCGTGACGAGTCGCTACCGTCGCCGTCTCGACGCGCCGCTTGTCCTCGTCCCCTGTTCGGCCCGGAAACCCTACAGCGACTCCCAGAGCCACCAGCAGTTCTCGGAGGCCATCAAATATCGCGGCCACGTCGTCTCGATGACCTCCCCCATCGGCGTCGTCCCGAACGAACTTGAGACGACCTACCCAGCCCAACACTACGACAGCGTGGTGACCGGCAACTGGACGGAGACGGAAATCGAGTTCGTCGCCGCCGTTCTCGAACGCTATCTCGAACGCGCCGACTACGACCGTCACATCGCCCACGTCCCCGGTGAGGGGTATCGGGAAATCTGTGAACGCGTCGGCGACTCGCTGGACATCGACTTCGAGTACACCGTCGAAGACCACCCGACGACCGACGCCTCCCTCGACAACCTCGCCGCGGCGCTGGAGGGCGAGGATAGCTACTACAAGAGCGAACGCGAGGCGGCGACGGTGCGAGCCATCGCGGACTTCCAGTTCGGCGACGGTGCCGGCGACGAGGTGTTCGGCCCCGAGGTCGAAACCGAGAGCTACTACCCGAAACTCCGGGTCGTCGACGGCGAGGGCGAACTGCTTGCGACGCAGGTCGCCCAGTACGGCACCCTGTCGTTGACGCTGGCCGGCGCCCGGGCGTGGCTCGACAGCGACGCACCGACCAAGCGAGTCGAAATCGACGCCTTCGTCCCCAGCGGAAGCGTCCTCGCGCCGGGTGTCGTCGACGCCGACGACTCGATTCGCCCCGGCGACGAAGTCGTCTTCGAGGGGCCGAAGGCCTTCGGCATCGGTCGGGCGGCCTGCCACGGCGCGGCGATGGTTGAGGGAAGCCGGGGCGTCGCCGTCGACGTACGCCACTGCGAAGAGTCATAG
- a CDS encoding alpha/beta fold hydrolase, translating to MSQPALRRDGRDEWTDERGWSHRIADVGGLDLHYVSAGDPTAPAVVLLHGFPECWWAWRRHIDRLAESFHVVVPDLRGYNRSEKPHEVEQYRLEAVTEDVAGLIRTTGHETAHVVGHDWGGVVAFGTALQRPEVLDRLVVLNAPYPGAFEGQFTLRQALRSWYAGFFQVPAIPERVLSANDFALLERLFREDPAPGAYTDDDIATYRRAWRREGAIRAMLDYYRAFGRENVQRLWRNRWDAGRRVRAETLLLWGERDRALGGHIPNVIQRELDDVTVEHYPEASHWLHAEFPERTGADIEAFISR from the coding sequence ATGAGCCAGCCGGCACTCCGACGAGACGGACGGGACGAGTGGACCGACGAACGGGGCTGGAGCCACCGAATCGCGGACGTCGGCGGTCTCGACCTCCACTACGTCTCCGCGGGCGACCCCACAGCACCGGCGGTCGTCTTACTCCACGGCTTTCCGGAGTGCTGGTGGGCGTGGCGGCGACACATCGACCGGCTCGCCGAATCGTTCCACGTCGTCGTTCCCGACCTGCGCGGCTACAATCGCTCGGAGAAGCCCCACGAGGTCGAACAGTACCGACTCGAAGCAGTAACCGAGGACGTGGCGGGGCTGATACGGACGACCGGCCACGAGACGGCCCACGTCGTCGGCCACGACTGGGGCGGCGTCGTCGCCTTCGGGACCGCCCTCCAGCGACCCGAAGTCCTCGACCGACTGGTCGTCCTCAACGCACCCTATCCCGGTGCCTTCGAGGGGCAGTTCACACTCAGACAGGCGCTTCGGTCGTGGTACGCCGGCTTCTTCCAGGTGCCCGCGATTCCCGAGCGGGTGCTTTCGGCCAACGACTTCGCGTTGCTCGAACGACTGTTCCGTGAGGACCCTGCCCCGGGAGCCTACACCGACGACGATATCGCGACGTACCGGAGGGCGTGGCGACGGGAGGGTGCGATTCGGGCGATGCTCGATTACTACCGGGCGTTCGGGCGGGAGAACGTCCAGCGACTGTGGCGAAACCGCTGGGACGCCGGCCGACGCGTCCGCGCCGAGACGCTACTGCTGTGGGGCGAACGCGACCGCGCACTCGGCGGGCACATTCCCAACGTCATCCAGCGAGAACTCGACGACGTGACGGTCGAACACTACCCGGAGGCGAGTCACTGGCTCCATGCCGAGTTCCCCGAGCGAACGGGCGCCGACATCGAGGCGTTCATTTCCCGATGA